Proteins co-encoded in one Christiangramia fulva genomic window:
- a CDS encoding sensory rhodopsin transducer, with protein sequence MKHLGKQTWVIAEGYIPKYGNGPEPEFTSHETACILNTGDEEANVKITIFFSDKEPVGPYHVKVAPRRTSHLRFNNLEDPEPIPKGTDYSSVIESDVPIVVQHSRLDSRQAENALLTTIAFSQ encoded by the coding sequence ATGAAACACCTTGGAAAACAAACATGGGTAATTGCGGAAGGCTATATACCTAAATATGGAAATGGACCGGAACCTGAATTCACAAGCCATGAAACCGCCTGTATTCTGAATACGGGAGATGAGGAAGCAAACGTGAAAATAACCATTTTCTTTTCAGATAAAGAACCGGTAGGACCGTATCATGTAAAAGTAGCCCCGAGAAGAACTTCACATCTGCGCTTCAATAATCTTGAAGATCCGGAACCCATTCCGAAGGGAACAGATTATTCATCGGTGATCGAATCAGATGTTCCTATTGTGGTTCAACATTCCCGACTTGATTCCAGGCAGGCCGAAAATGCATTGCTTACAACTATTGCGTTTTCTCAATAA
- the ctaD gene encoding cytochrome c oxidase subunit I encodes MSLYQPIPEPKDELPSPKRSTGLLSWFSSVDHKQIAIMYMLLALFFFIIGGLEAMVIRIQLSMPQSGFVTPQTYSQIFTMHGTTMIFLVLMPSLIGLGTYFVPMMIGANEMAFPRLNAFSFWITCLGGFVLYFSFFAGNAPNAGWFNYAPLSEKPYTANIGIDYYVIGLSITGIGSIGAALNFITTVLTRRAKQMKLNMLPLFVWMVLVNSFLILGAFPLLNSGLFMLLIDRQLDAHFFVPSTGGSALVWQHIFWSFGHPEVYILILPAWGVISEVIPVFSRKPIFGYAFVAVSSIAIGLLSFGVWMHHMFAIGMSNTVNAFFGASSLLIGVPTGVKVINWIATMYKGSIRFTVAMLFCLLFLINFTIGGLSGISFALVPVDWQLTDSYYVVAHLHYVFLGGTAFAVFAGVYYWFPKMTGRFLSEKLGKWHVWLFVTGFNMTFLVQHLLGIFGMPRRVYTYMDDLPYGFLLNGISSAGAVLMFIAVAIFLWNLYISYKKGKKAGPDPWNAWTLEWATTSPPTLQNFKELPPIHSRRPLWDLKHPENQDKRLN; translated from the coding sequence ATGAGCTTATACCAACCCATACCTGAGCCAAAGGATGAATTGCCATCCCCAAAAAGATCAACCGGATTGTTATCCTGGTTTTCCTCGGTAGATCATAAGCAAATAGCCATTATGTATATGCTTTTGGCTTTGTTCTTTTTTATTATTGGCGGACTTGAGGCGATGGTGATCAGGATTCAGCTGAGTATGCCGCAAAGCGGATTTGTAACTCCGCAAACCTATAGCCAGATCTTTACCATGCACGGTACCACTATGATCTTTTTGGTGCTTATGCCGTCGCTCATTGGTCTGGGAACCTATTTTGTCCCTATGATGATTGGCGCCAACGAAATGGCTTTCCCGCGCCTGAATGCATTTAGTTTCTGGATCACCTGCCTTGGAGGTTTTGTACTCTATTTCAGTTTTTTCGCTGGAAACGCACCAAATGCCGGTTGGTTCAATTATGCGCCCCTTAGCGAAAAACCCTATACTGCTAATATTGGAATAGATTATTACGTAATAGGCCTTTCTATTACGGGAATCGGAAGTATTGGTGCGGCGCTAAATTTTATAACTACCGTACTTACCAGGCGCGCCAAACAAATGAAACTTAATATGCTTCCTCTTTTTGTATGGATGGTTCTGGTAAATTCATTTTTGATTTTGGGAGCATTTCCTCTGCTTAACTCCGGTCTTTTTATGTTGCTTATTGACCGGCAGTTAGATGCTCACTTCTTTGTTCCTTCAACAGGGGGATCAGCGCTTGTTTGGCAGCATATTTTCTGGTCATTTGGCCACCCCGAAGTGTATATTCTTATTTTGCCGGCCTGGGGAGTAATTTCAGAAGTTATTCCTGTATTTTCAAGAAAACCCATTTTTGGTTACGCTTTCGTGGCAGTTTCTTCCATTGCCATAGGTTTGCTTTCATTCGGGGTTTGGATGCACCATATGTTCGCTATAGGAATGTCTAATACGGTAAACGCCTTTTTTGGCGCGAGCAGCTTATTGATTGGCGTTCCTACGGGAGTGAAGGTGATCAACTGGATCGCGACCATGTATAAAGGCTCGATACGTTTTACAGTGGCTATGTTATTTTGCCTGCTTTTTCTGATCAATTTCACCATTGGCGGCCTCAGCGGAATTTCATTTGCACTTGTACCCGTAGACTGGCAATTAACCGATTCTTATTACGTGGTTGCGCATTTGCATTACGTTTTCTTAGGCGGAACGGCTTTCGCGGTTTTTGCCGGCGTTTATTACTGGTTTCCAAAAATGACCGGCAGGTTTTTAAGTGAAAAATTAGGAAAATGGCATGTATGGCTGTTTGTTACCGGTTTCAATATGACCTTTTTGGTGCAACATCTCTTAGGGATCTTTGGTATGCCCCGAAGGGTTTATACCTATATGGATGACCTTCCCTATGGATTTTTACTGAATGGCATTTCAAGTGCAGGAGCTGTACTCATGTTTATCGCTGTAGCCATTTTTCTGTGGAACCTTTACATTTCCTATAAAAAAGGAAAGAAAGCAGGACCAGATCCGTGGAATGCATGGACTTTGGAATGGGCAACAACATCGCCGCCAACCTTGCAGAATTTCAAAGAATTACCTCCCATACATAGCAGAAGACCTTTATGGGACCTGAAACACCCCGAAAACCAGGATAAAAGACTAAACTGA
- a CDS encoding thiamine pyrophosphate-requiring protein, with protein sequence MSATVSDFILDRLNEWGVNRIYGFPGDGINALTASVRRAEDDGKVEFIQTRHEEMAAFMACAHAKWTGDVGVCMATSGPGAVHLLNGLYDAKLDKQPVVAFVGQQARMSLGSEYQQEIDLISLFKDVAGEYVHMATDPKQVRHLIDRAVRIAISERTVTCVILPNDLQELDAPSPPPRKHGAVFSGVGITIPKVVPHTEDLKRAADLLNEGEKVAILIGAGARNAPDEVTEIADLLGAGVAKALLGKDALPDDLPFVTGSIGLLGTNPSFTLMDKCDTLLMIGTDFPYSEFLPKEGQAKAVQIDIEGRRVGTRYPTDVNLVGDSKDTLKALIPLIKRKEDRSWREKIEEEIKEWWKTLEKRAMKDADPINPQRVYWELSKRLPDNCIMSSDSGSSANWYARDLKFRKGMRGSLSGKLATMCPGVPYAIAAKFAFPEKPVIALVGDGAMQMLGNNGLITIAKYWKRWKTPNLMILVLNNRDLNQVTWEQRVMTGNPKYEGSQKVPDFPYAQYAEMLGLKGIKVDNPDDIERTLDEALNADRPVVYDVYTDPEVPPMPPHIKPGQAKAFVSALLKGDPDSIDMIKQSWKDMISEYTH encoded by the coding sequence ATGAGTGCAACAGTGAGTGATTTCATTCTCGACCGTCTCAATGAGTGGGGAGTGAATAGGATTTATGGATTTCCAGGAGATGGAATAAATGCGTTGACGGCATCGGTACGACGTGCTGAAGATGATGGAAAAGTAGAATTTATACAAACAAGGCATGAAGAGATGGCTGCGTTTATGGCCTGTGCCCATGCCAAATGGACCGGAGATGTAGGTGTATGTATGGCCACTTCGGGTCCCGGTGCTGTTCATTTGCTTAATGGTTTATATGATGCCAAACTTGATAAACAACCAGTTGTCGCTTTCGTAGGTCAGCAGGCAAGAATGTCTTTAGGCAGTGAATACCAACAGGAAATAGATCTTATTTCCCTCTTTAAAGATGTGGCGGGGGAATATGTTCATATGGCTACAGATCCGAAACAGGTGAGGCATTTAATAGATCGCGCTGTACGGATCGCGATTTCTGAAAGAACCGTAACCTGTGTAATTCTTCCCAATGACCTTCAGGAATTAGATGCGCCTTCTCCGCCACCAAGAAAACATGGGGCTGTATTTTCGGGAGTTGGTATTACCATTCCTAAAGTAGTGCCGCATACCGAAGACCTTAAAAGAGCCGCCGATCTTTTAAATGAAGGTGAAAAAGTGGCTATTCTTATTGGTGCAGGAGCCAGAAATGCTCCGGATGAAGTTACTGAAATTGCCGACCTATTAGGTGCCGGTGTCGCAAAAGCTTTGCTGGGGAAAGATGCTCTTCCCGATGATCTTCCTTTTGTAACCGGATCTATTGGCTTACTGGGAACAAATCCGAGTTTTACCTTAATGGATAAATGCGATACCTTATTAATGATAGGTACCGATTTTCCATATTCTGAATTTCTTCCAAAAGAAGGACAGGCAAAAGCAGTACAGATTGATATTGAAGGCCGAAGAGTAGGAACCCGATACCCTACTGATGTAAATCTTGTTGGAGACAGTAAGGATACTTTAAAGGCGCTGATCCCATTAATTAAAAGGAAAGAAGACCGTTCCTGGAGAGAAAAAATCGAGGAAGAGATCAAAGAATGGTGGAAAACACTCGAAAAAAGAGCGATGAAGGATGCCGATCCTATTAATCCCCAACGTGTTTACTGGGAGTTGAGCAAAAGACTACCTGATAATTGTATAATGTCATCAGATTCTGGTTCTTCAGCCAACTGGTATGCGAGAGATCTCAAATTCAGAAAAGGAATGAGGGGTTCTTTATCAGGAAAACTGGCCACAATGTGCCCGGGTGTGCCTTATGCCATTGCAGCGAAATTTGCATTTCCTGAAAAACCTGTCATCGCCCTGGTAGGTGATGGTGCCATGCAAATGTTAGGTAACAACGGATTGATAACCATTGCTAAATACTGGAAACGCTGGAAAACTCCTAACCTGATGATCCTGGTGCTAAATAACCGCGACCTTAATCAGGTAACCTGGGAGCAAAGAGTAATGACCGGTAATCCAAAATATGAAGGATCACAGAAAGTCCCCGATTTCCCATACGCTCAATATGCTGAAATGCTTGGATTGAAAGGTATTAAGGTAGATAATCCCGATGATATTGAACGCACTTTAGATGAAGCTCTTAATGCCGATCGGCCTGTTGTGTATGATGTTTATACTGATCCGGAAGTGCCCCCAATGCCACCTCATATCAAACCCGGCCAGGCCAAGGCTTTCGTATCGGCACTTCTAAAAGGAGATCCAGATTCCATAGATATGATCAAACAGTCATGGAAGGATATGATTTCTGAATATACTCATTAA
- a CDS encoding SDR family oxidoreductase: MSTTTSYSQLEEELQNSLDGEVSFENDYRALYATDSSNYRQLPVGVVFPKNKQDIIKTVSLCRKHNLHILTRGGGTSLAGQCCNTGLIMDFSKYYNKIIDIDPEKKTARIQTGLVLDDLNRALEGHGLIFGPDPSTHNHCTLGGMMGNNSCGIHSVMAQVEDGGVRTSDFVESAEILTYSGEKFEVGPNTEEELQEIISKADEKGKIYGRLRNLRNKYAEDIRKGIPDIPRRVSGYNLDDLLPENNFNVARSLVGTECTCTIFLEATVRLINRPNKRSLVLLGYNDIFEAGDHVTEIMDHKPIGLEGMDNKLVNYMHKKELHEEDLGLLPDGNGWLLVEFGGESKEKADEKAKKMMADLKKNANGNTPSMKLYDDPDEESRVWEIRESGLGATAFVQGLPDMWPGWEDSAVAPEKVGDYLRDLRELFQKYDYHPSVYGHFGQGCIHCRVGFDLKSKTGIETYKKFVKEAADLVVSYGGSLSGEHGDGQARGPLLERMYGKKLMQAFHEFKEIWDPDWKMNPGKVIDPLPLDSDLRYGKNFRPGEHDETHFKYPKDKGSFHRATMRCVGVGECRKTNSGTMCPSYMVTRDEKQVTRGRAHLLWEMMQGKEIEGGWKSKKVKESLDLCLACKGCLSECPVSVDMATYKAEYFSHYYKNRIRPRSAYAFGIIDKYAQVASRFSDLTNFLTHSKITAPAFKKIGGIAQEREVPEFAKKPFTRSSEYDEKFTNLENTVMLWPDTFNNYFFPKVLDSAANILESAGFEVIVPERHYCCGRPLYDFGMLDMAKSYLQKILNGLSFFIQEDVPIIGLEASCIAVFRDELGNLFPNDNNAKRLQKNFKTLPEFIMEHEDRFKFKNLNTSALMHKHCHHNAVMGYDPDLKVLKKIGVDVNVPDAGCCGLAGSFGFEEGDKYEVSVKEGERVIWPAVRDMDDKYLITDGFSCREQIKHGTGKLPLHTAELIEKALIENKRKNKMNMKRKVVVITGASAGVGRAIAKEFAKQEAKILLVARGKDGLEGTKKEVEQLGGEAWIYEADVADADAVHAAADYAEKNIGPIDIWINNAMVSVFSMAKDMKPEEYKRVTEVTYLGQVYGTLAAIEKMKERNCGKIILIGSALAYRGIPLQSAYCGSKHAIQGFFESVRAELLHDGINIDLSIVHLPAMNTTQFGWVKSRFDKKPRPMGKIFQPEVAARAVVEVAESGERLRMVGFSTVQTVWGNKLAPDFLDHFMAENGVSGQLTDEPEDPNRQDNLWEPVPGDQGSHGEFDKKAQNYSIYDKLYENRKSLALVGGTIIGGALFKMLFGR, translated from the coding sequence ATGTCAACAACCACCTCATATAGCCAACTTGAAGAAGAATTACAGAACAGCCTGGATGGCGAAGTTTCTTTTGAAAATGATTACCGGGCGCTATATGCCACCGATTCTTCCAATTACCGGCAGCTCCCTGTAGGAGTAGTATTTCCAAAAAACAAGCAGGATATTATTAAAACGGTTTCCCTTTGCCGCAAACATAATCTTCACATTTTAACGCGCGGTGGAGGTACCAGCCTGGCAGGACAGTGTTGTAATACTGGCCTGATAATGGATTTCAGTAAATATTATAATAAGATCATCGATATTGATCCTGAGAAGAAAACCGCCAGAATACAAACCGGTCTCGTACTGGATGATCTCAACAGGGCCCTGGAAGGACATGGTTTGATCTTTGGGCCCGATCCTTCCACTCACAATCACTGTACGCTGGGTGGAATGATGGGTAATAATTCCTGCGGAATACATTCGGTGATGGCACAGGTGGAAGATGGCGGTGTTCGAACCTCTGATTTTGTAGAATCTGCCGAAATTCTGACTTATTCAGGTGAAAAGTTTGAAGTAGGTCCAAATACTGAAGAAGAATTACAGGAGATCATTTCTAAAGCTGATGAAAAAGGAAAGATCTATGGTCGCCTTCGAAATCTAAGAAATAAATACGCTGAAGATATCCGGAAAGGCATTCCAGACATTCCCCGAAGGGTTTCAGGATATAACCTTGACGATCTTTTACCGGAAAATAATTTCAATGTTGCCCGAAGCCTGGTAGGTACTGAATGTACCTGTACGATTTTCCTGGAAGCCACTGTAAGACTTATAAACCGCCCAAATAAAAGATCACTGGTTCTGCTGGGTTACAATGATATTTTCGAAGCCGGGGACCATGTGACCGAAATTATGGACCACAAGCCCATCGGCCTGGAAGGAATGGACAACAAGCTTGTGAACTATATGCACAAAAAAGAACTTCACGAGGAAGATCTTGGTCTTTTGCCCGATGGAAATGGCTGGCTGTTGGTGGAATTTGGAGGAGAATCGAAAGAAAAAGCTGATGAAAAGGCAAAAAAAATGATGGCTGATCTAAAGAAAAATGCCAACGGGAATACTCCTTCTATGAAACTTTATGATGATCCTGATGAAGAAAGCCGGGTATGGGAAATTAGGGAATCAGGGCTTGGGGCCACCGCGTTCGTACAGGGATTGCCTGATATGTGGCCTGGCTGGGAAGATTCTGCGGTAGCTCCTGAAAAAGTAGGTGATTATCTGCGAGATTTGAGAGAGCTATTTCAAAAATACGATTATCATCCCTCCGTTTACGGACACTTCGGCCAGGGATGTATACATTGCCGTGTAGGTTTTGACCTTAAATCAAAAACAGGAATTGAAACCTATAAAAAATTTGTCAAAGAAGCCGCAGACCTCGTGGTAAGTTATGGTGGATCCCTTTCCGGGGAACATGGAGATGGACAGGCCCGCGGACCCCTGCTAGAAAGGATGTACGGAAAAAAACTTATGCAGGCTTTTCATGAATTTAAAGAAATATGGGATCCAGACTGGAAAATGAATCCGGGCAAGGTCATTGATCCGCTGCCACTGGATTCAGATTTACGCTACGGGAAAAATTTCCGGCCAGGCGAACATGATGAAACCCATTTTAAATATCCAAAAGATAAAGGAAGTTTTCACCGTGCTACCATGCGCTGTGTAGGCGTGGGAGAATGCCGGAAAACAAATAGCGGTACCATGTGCCCAAGTTATATGGTAACACGCGATGAAAAACAGGTTACCCGCGGCCGGGCTCACCTTTTGTGGGAAATGATGCAGGGAAAAGAGATCGAAGGCGGATGGAAAAGCAAAAAGGTAAAAGAATCACTCGATCTTTGCCTGGCTTGCAAAGGATGTTTAAGTGAATGTCCCGTAAGCGTGGATATGGCTACCTATAAAGCCGAATATTTTTCACATTATTACAAAAACCGTATCAGGCCAAGATCTGCTTATGCCTTTGGGATCATTGATAAATATGCTCAGGTAGCTTCCAGGTTTAGTGATCTCACAAACTTCCTGACCCACAGTAAAATTACGGCTCCGGCATTTAAGAAAATTGGCGGTATCGCGCAGGAACGAGAGGTGCCTGAATTTGCTAAGAAACCTTTTACGAGATCTTCAGAATATGATGAAAAATTCACAAATCTGGAAAACACGGTAATGCTCTGGCCAGATACTTTCAATAATTATTTCTTTCCGAAGGTACTCGATTCCGCAGCCAATATCCTCGAAAGTGCCGGTTTTGAAGTAATAGTTCCGGAAAGACATTATTGCTGCGGTAGGCCATTATATGATTTCGGTATGCTCGATATGGCCAAATCATATCTTCAAAAAATACTGAACGGCTTGAGCTTCTTTATCCAGGAAGATGTGCCAATTATCGGCCTGGAAGCAAGTTGTATCGCAGTATTCCGGGATGAACTCGGTAATCTTTTCCCCAATGACAACAACGCGAAAAGATTACAGAAAAACTTTAAAACATTGCCCGAATTTATAATGGAGCACGAAGATCGCTTCAAATTTAAAAATCTGAATACCTCTGCCCTTATGCATAAACACTGTCACCATAACGCGGTGATGGGCTATGATCCTGACCTTAAGGTGCTGAAAAAAATAGGTGTTGATGTAAATGTGCCTGATGCCGGTTGTTGTGGACTGGCCGGTAGTTTCGGATTTGAAGAGGGCGACAAATATGAAGTTTCAGTCAAAGAAGGCGAAAGGGTGATATGGCCCGCAGTACGGGATATGGATGATAAATATCTAATCACCGACGGTTTTAGTTGTAGAGAACAAATTAAACATGGAACAGGAAAACTCCCTTTACATACAGCCGAACTTATAGAAAAAGCATTAATAGAAAATAAAAGGAAAAACAAGATGAATATGAAAAGGAAAGTAGTAGTTATAACAGGAGCTTCAGCCGGCGTAGGCCGTGCAATTGCAAAGGAATTTGCGAAACAGGAAGCCAAAATCCTTCTGGTTGCTCGTGGAAAAGACGGCCTGGAAGGAACTAAAAAAGAAGTCGAACAATTAGGTGGTGAAGCCTGGATCTATGAAGCCGATGTGGCTGATGCCGATGCCGTTCATGCAGCAGCAGATTATGCTGAAAAAAATATTGGACCGATCGATATCTGGATCAATAATGCGATGGTAAGTGTCTTCAGCATGGCAAAAGACATGAAACCGGAAGAATATAAACGTGTCACCGAAGTAACTTACCTCGGTCAGGTTTACGGAACCCTCGCTGCCATTGAAAAAATGAAAGAAAGAAATTGCGGAAAAATTATCCTCATCGGCTCTGCGCTCGCATACCGTGGAATTCCGCTTCAATCTGCTTACTGCGGTTCGAAACATGCCATCCAGGGATTCTTTGAATCGGTAAGAGCAGAATTGTTACATGATGGTATAAATATAGATCTTTCCATAGTACATCTTCCGGCGATGAATACCACCCAATTTGGCTGGGTAAAATCAAGGTTTGATAAAAAACCACGGCCAATGGGCAAAATATTCCAGCCAGAAGTAGCTGCCAGGGCTGTAGTTGAAGTAGCCGAGAGCGGAGAAAGATTGAGAATGGTTGGCTTCTCTACCGTTCAAACAGTTTGGGGAAATAAACTTGCTCCGGATTTTCTGGATCATTTTATGGCCGAAAATGGGGTAAGCGGCCAGCTTACCGATGAACCTGAAGATCCCAACAGGCAGGACAACTTATGGGAACCTGTTCCCGGCGACCAGGGCTCTCATGGAGAATTTGACAAAAAAGCGCAGAATTATAGTATCTACGATAAACTCTACGAAAATAGAAAATCTCTAGCCCTTGTTGGAGGAACAATAATCGGTGGAGCACTATTTAAAATGTTATTTGGAAGGTAA
- the coxB gene encoding cytochrome c oxidase subunit II: protein MDLPEVSSINIIKDLFFYFLGAAVIVLGLVSFYTIFYSWKYRRRKNSKDEEPEQIHENRKFEFWMIGLALALVTGFFFYSLNAMNRIQGVPEHPDPELVIVGHQWWWEANYPKDNISTANEVHIPAGKMVHVKFTSADVIHSWWIPKIGRKMDLMPGYDNYMSIYVDKPGVYRGSCSEFCGDQHGWMKIRLIAHTPEGFERWKKQEHTHAPGEQDSLFYRGQQLFHTKSCTSCHSTIVTKKNPNIGPNLANFASREYFLSNVKKNNTANLKAWLRDPQQLKPGAHMPNFALTTEEVNALTHYLQNLK from the coding sequence TTGGATCTTCCTGAAGTTAGTAGTATAAACATCATTAAGGATTTGTTTTTCTATTTCTTGGGAGCGGCTGTAATTGTTCTCGGACTTGTAAGTTTTTATACCATCTTCTATTCCTGGAAATACCGCAGGCGAAAAAATTCTAAAGATGAGGAACCGGAACAAATCCACGAAAACAGGAAATTTGAATTCTGGATGATCGGTCTTGCCCTGGCCCTGGTAACAGGCTTTTTCTTTTATAGTCTGAATGCAATGAACAGGATCCAGGGAGTACCTGAGCATCCCGATCCGGAACTCGTGATTGTTGGGCACCAATGGTGGTGGGAAGCCAATTATCCAAAAGACAATATTAGCACAGCAAATGAAGTGCATATTCCAGCGGGAAAAATGGTGCATGTAAAATTTACTTCAGCAGATGTGATCCATAGCTGGTGGATCCCGAAAATTGGAAGAAAGATGGACCTTATGCCCGGCTATGATAATTATATGTCTATTTACGTCGATAAGCCCGGCGTGTATCGTGGATCCTGCAGTGAATTTTGTGGTGACCAGCACGGATGGATGAAAATCAGGCTCATTGCCCATACCCCAGAGGGTTTTGAAAGATGGAAAAAACAGGAACATACCCACGCACCGGGAGAACAGGACAGCCTTTTCTATAGAGGTCAGCAGCTCTTTCATACAAAAAGCTGTACCTCCTGCCATTCAACCATTGTCACAAAGAAAAATCCGAATATCGGGCCAAATCTGGCAAATTTTGCCTCCAGAGAGTATTTTTTAAGCAATGTGAAAAAGAACAATACAGCAAATCTCAAGGCCTGGCTTCGCGATCCACAGCAACTAAAACCGGGAGCCCATATGCCCAATTTTGCACTTACTACCGAAGAAGTTAATGCACTGACCCATTATTTACAGAATTTAAAATGA
- a CDS encoding enolase C-terminal domain-like protein, with the protein MSTQTLNIEARLQKGTVRTYRIPTEEPESDGTLKWDHTDLILVELQAANKTGIGYSYASPAAAKIISDVLLSAMEDKDALDITGLWYLMQKKVRNFGRPGIAAMAISAVDNALWDLKAKVMEVPLCKLLGMLRKSITAYASGGFTSYDPQELKSKFEEWKEKGHHIFKMKIGRDKEQDYKRIEAARDCIGNSQLFVDANGAYFPKEAVAMGEVLKEFNVQWYEEPVTSDDLDGLHFVKEHVPAAIRVAAGEYGFTPTYFNRMLSSGSVDVLQADATRCGGITGFIKAHEICEAYHMPFSAHCAPSLHMHPGVALHNMQHIEYFRDHVRIESELFEGFVQATDGKMVPDLSRPGLGIEFKHANAKKYLIN; encoded by the coding sequence GTGAGCACTCAAACCCTAAATATTGAAGCCAGACTTCAAAAAGGTACCGTCAGGACTTATAGAATTCCAACCGAAGAACCCGAGTCTGACGGTACCCTAAAATGGGATCATACAGATCTAATTCTGGTCGAACTGCAAGCAGCAAACAAAACCGGGATTGGTTATTCTTACGCCAGCCCTGCTGCCGCGAAAATTATAAGCGATGTACTTCTATCTGCCATGGAAGATAAGGACGCACTGGACATTACAGGTCTCTGGTATCTTATGCAGAAGAAGGTACGGAACTTTGGAAGACCAGGGATCGCTGCCATGGCAATCTCTGCAGTAGATAATGCCCTTTGGGATCTAAAAGCAAAAGTAATGGAAGTCCCATTATGCAAGCTTTTAGGTATGCTAAGGAAATCTATTACAGCCTATGCCAGTGGAGGATTTACTTCTTATGATCCGCAGGAGCTTAAAAGCAAATTCGAGGAATGGAAAGAAAAAGGCCATCATATCTTCAAAATGAAAATTGGCCGCGATAAAGAACAAGATTATAAAAGAATTGAAGCGGCACGCGATTGTATAGGAAATTCGCAGCTTTTCGTTGATGCCAATGGCGCCTATTTTCCAAAAGAAGCGGTTGCCATGGGCGAAGTGCTCAAGGAGTTTAATGTTCAGTGGTATGAAGAACCGGTTACTTCAGATGATCTTGATGGGCTTCATTTCGTAAAAGAACATGTGCCGGCAGCCATCAGGGTTGCCGCCGGAGAATATGGCTTTACCCCAACCTATTTTAACCGTATGCTTTCTTCCGGAAGTGTGGATGTACTTCAGGCCGATGCAACCAGGTGCGGTGGGATCACCGGCTTTATCAAAGCCCATGAAATATGTGAAGCCTATCACATGCCTTTTTCAGCTCATTGTGCCCCCAGTCTTCATATGCATCCGGGTGTGGCATTGCACAATATGCAGCACATTGAATACTTCAGGGATCATGTGAGAATAGAAAGCGAATTATTTGAAGGTTTTGTCCAGGCTACCGATGGGAAGATGGTTCCCGATCTTTCCAGGCCCGGCCTTGGAATTGAATTTAAACATGCGAATGCTAAAAAATACCTGATTAATTAA